CGAACAGGCCGAGCCGGGACTCGCCGCGCAGGCGCATCGCGTCGAACTCCGGCGGGTCGGCCAGCATCGCGTTGTGCTGCTCGCGGTCCTCCGGGTTGATGCCGAGACCGTGGTCCTCGATCTCCACCACGATGCCCTGCGGCACTTCGCTGGCGTGCACCTGCACCTGGGAACGCGGTGAGGAGAACGCGGTGGCGTTGTCCACCAGCTCGGCGATCAGGTGGATGGTGTCGGCCACGGCCGCGCCCACCAGCGCGGTGTCCGGCACCGGGTTCACCTTGACCCGGACGTACTGCTCGGTCTCCGCGACGCCGGCGCGCAGCACGTCCAGCAGTCGCACCGGCTTGCGCCACTGCCTGCCCGGCTGCTCACCGGCGAGGATGATCAGGTTCTCCGCGTTGCGGCGGGCGCGGGTGGCGAGGTGGTCGAGCTGGAACAGCGCGTCGAGCTGCTCGGGGTTCTCCTCCTCCCGCTCCAGCTTGTCCAGGATCTTCAGCTGGCGGTGCACCAGGCCCTGGTTGCGGTGCGCGATGTCGAGGAAGACCCGGTTCACGCCTTCACGGGCCTGGCTCTCCTTCACGGCCGCCGCGACGGCGGTGTACTGGGCGGCGTTGAACGCGTCGGCCACCTGGCCGATCTCGTCGCTGCCGTAGTCCAGCGGCGGCACCTCGACCTCGACGTCCACGTGCTTGCCCTCGCGGAGCCGTTCGACGATGTCGGGCAGGCGTTCGTGGGCCAGTTGCAGCGAGTCCTTCTTCAACGCCGTGAGGCGCGTGATCAGGGCGCGGTTGACCAGGCGGTTCGACGTGCGGATCGCGATCATGATGCCGATGATCACGGCGAGCAGCGCGACCAGGCTGCCGATCAGCACGGTGCGGAACTTGCTCTCACCGCGGTCCATGGTGAGGTTCACGGCGCTGGCGGCCTGCTCGTTGACCAGCGCGGTCAGCTCGGCCGAGATCGGGCCGCTGATGCTCTGCCAGTCCTGGAGCGACCCGGCGGTCGACGGCTTCTGGCCGTTCCCGATCAGCTTGCCCTCGAACTCGATCAGCCGCTTCCAGTCGTCGCCCTCGATCATGAACTGGTAGTGCTGGCGCACTTCCGGCTGGGCGTAGGGGGCGATCGACTCGTACGAGGAGTGGTAGGCGCCGACGAGGCTGGCGAACTCGATGTGCTCCTCGGGCGAGAACTGGCCCGCCGCGAGCGCGCCCGAGGCGAGCGAGGTGGCGCGGGACATCCAGTCGGCGGCCTTGAAGTACTCGGTGGCGGTGATCGCGCCCTTCAAGGACTCGTGGTCGGGCACCACCCGGGCCTGCACGCTGAACAGCGCGTGCCCGGCCTCCAGGAGGTTGTTGTAGTACGTGTAGATCTCGGTCTTCGAGGCGCGTCTCGCTTCGAGGGCGGCGCGGCGCTGCGGCAGCTGGTCCAGCAGCACGGTGAGCGCGTCGATCCGTTCGACGATCTCCTGCGGCGCCTGGGTTGCCAGCTCGTCGAACGCCGTGCGCATCTCGGTCACCGCGCGGTCGGTCTCGCCCTGCTGGACTTCGAGGTCGCTGGTGCCGCGGTCGGGCTGGCTCAGCGCCGTCATGCTCAGCTCGCGTTCCTTCTGGAGCGCGGCGAACGTCTCGACGGCCGGGATCGAGGCGTCCTTGACACCGGAGGCGACGGCGCGCAGGTAGAAGCCGTCGAACACGGTGTAGGAGGAGAACAGCGCCCACATGATGAGCAAGACGATGCTGGGGACGACGACGACACCGGTAAGTCGTGAACGGATCGTCTTGTAGTTCGTCTCCGTGGTGCTCTTCTGCTTCACAGCGCTCCGCAGCCTCGTCCGTTGGCAGGTCAGGCGTAGCTCTTATGCCACTGCCTCTTCTTCACCCGATCGGCGACGGAACGGTAACACTCTGAAGATCATCATTACGAAGAGACAGCGATCACTTGCGCGACGCGACGGTCAGGCTACCCAGTCGAGTGACGCCGCGAACAGGGGGCCGATGTGAACTTCTCGACATCGACCCCCTGGACTTTCAGATCCTGGGAACGGAAACCGCGTTGTAGTTCGTCGTCGGCGTCGGCGGCGTGGTGAAACGGGCGTTCGGCAGGTACAGCCGGTGACCGAAGGACGCGACCGTCGTCGGCACGTCGAACCGCGCGTCAGTGATCTTGGTCACGAGCTTTCCGGTGGTCCCGTCCAGCGCCAACGTGAACACCGCGACCGTGTTGAGCCGGTTCTGCACCACGTAAAGGGTCTTGCCCTCCACCAAGAGCCCGTCACCGTTGGTGAGCACCTCGCCTTGAAGGTCGACGAGAGTCGTGCGCCCCGATTCCTTGTCCACCCGATGCAGTTGCCCGGTGTTGCTCTGGACGATCAGCAGCGCTTGGCGGTCGGGGGTCTCCGCGATGCCGTTGGCGTTGTTGACGCCGGGAGTGAGGACGAAGTCGCCGGTCAGCGGAATGGCGGTGTGGGAGTCGGGCAGCGAGCCGTGCCGGCCGAACGCGACCCGGTACAGCACCGCCTTGCGCGAGTCGGTGAAGTAGGCGGCGTCACGGGTGATCGTGACATCGTTGACGAAAGTGTTCGTGTCGTTAACGAATTTGTAGGACTTGAGGACCTCTCCGGTCCGCGCGTCGACAACCCGCCCGTCACCACCGGCGCCGCCGGACACGAACAGCCTCTGCCGCCGGTCGACCTTCAACCCGACCGAAGCCGTCCCCGGCCCCTGGCTGAACACCTCGCCGCGGCCGGTGCGCAGGTCGACCCGGAACAGGTCGCCGTCGGCGCGCGAGCCGAAGTAGGCGGTAGGGGCGGAGCCGATCGCGATGCCCTCCGGCAGGAACCCGTCGGGCAACGGGAACTCCGTCGGGAAGGGCTGGTGTGCTTGCTCTGCGGTGGCGGGCGCGGCGGTGATGAGGGAGGCGACCCCCAGCACCACGGCTGCCAGCGCACCGAGTGTCCGAGACATGACCACTCCTTCTTCGCTTGTGAGGCGATCCGGAGTCTTTCGCAGCTCGCGTGGCGGGGAGTAGGAACTGCGAGCCTCTACAGCAAACCGACAGGGTCGGCCGGAGGTCGGGGCCGGCCCGGTGCACGCGACCGGACCCGACCTCCGCGTGCATCAGGCGGGCTGGACCACCTGGGCGTCGTTCGCCTCGTTGATCGACCAGTAGTCGGTCCCGACGGGGACGGCGAGGACACCCAGTAGAGCGAACGTGGTGCCGATGCGCTTGAAGCGAGCGGTCAAGGGTCTTCCTGTTCTACGCGTGCCGGTGGGAGGGGACCTCCGGCCCCGACTTCGGAGCCCTCTTGATCTTGTCAGAGCGTCCGGGAGCCCCGGCATTCGGGGCAGCGATGCAGGTAGGGCCGAACGGGCGTATACCGTCAACGAACCCTCACGATCGCGCGATGCCCGCCCCAGTGGGTCAGCGCCAGTGAGCAGGATCGGAGCACGGCGACCCGCGATTCCACCCGATCAACGCAAGGCTGGTCCGTTCGGATGATCACTTGCTGTGATCGTACCAGTGGCCACTACTACTTTCGCGCCGTCGCCACTGTCACCCGAGCCGGGATCATCGGCCTACCCAGGCGATAGGCCCCGCAAAATGCGGTGACCCCCACCTGTACGTGCCGGGGTCGCCAACCGCCGACCCTCCGCTCAGGGGTGCAGGGTGTCGCTTCCGGTGCCGGAGCGCTGGTCCGGCCACTGCTGATCCGGCCGCTGCTGATCCGACCACTGTGGATCGCGGGCGGTGGGCACGGTGCGGTCGCCGGTGAACGGGTCGAGCTTGGCGGCCACCTCGGCGGCACGGGGGTCACCGGCCTCGGTGAAGATCCCCCACGCCTGCTCCCAGCCCTCTTGCGCCGCGGCGTACGCCTTCGCCTTCCACCTCAGTTCACCGAGCAGCAGAAGCACCTCGGCCTTGTGCCTGGAGTTGCCCACCCGGTCGAACAACTCGACGGCGCGGCGGGCCCAATTGGTCGCTCCGGCCAGGTCGCCGCGATTCAACCGGATCACGGCCAACACCTCGTACGAACGGGCGGCGACCGCCAGATCCCTGGTCCGCGCGGTCAGCTGGATCGACTGCGTCACGTAGTCCTCCGCCGAGCCCAGCTCGCCCCGCATCCTGTGCAGCTCGGCCAGCTCGTTGTAGGTGTCGGCGAGGCCGGAGTGGTTCTGGAGCTCGCCGCGCAGCCGAAGGGCGTCGTAGAAGAACGTGGACGCGTCGACGCGGTTGTTCTGGGACATCGCCAACACGCCCAACCGGTGCCGAGTGCCGGCCTCGAGTTCGCCCTCGCCGATCTCTCGGGCGATGCGCAAGGCTTCCTGGTACCGGCCTACACCGACTTCCTTCAGTCCTTCGGCGATGTCGACCCGCGCCAAGTTGTGCAGTGCCGTCGCGATGCCGCGTTCACTGCCCATTTTCCGGGCCATCAGCTCCACGAGGTGGAAGTGCTTGCGGGCTTCGAAGAACGCCTCCTGCTGGAAGCAGAGCAACCCGAGGTCGTTCAAAGCGGCGGCCTCGGCATCCGCGCTGCACTCCAGCTGGGCCGAACCGACCACGAGGGTAAGCACCGAGCGGGCTTCCTCGTAGTAACCACACCTCCGGAACATGTCGCTGCTCGCGTGGGCGATCTTGGATACGCGAGAGTGCATGCCCTGGCGTGCGGCCAAATCGATGACGGCGCACAAGTTCGCACGCTCGGCGATGAACCAGTCCTGCGCCGCACGATCGTGGGCGAAGTCGAGCGGCAGGACGTCCGCCACCGGCTCCCCCACCGGCACACCGTCCCGGAACGGGAACGCCACCGAGTCCGCCGCTTTCGCGGTGTGCAGGAAGAAGTCGACGAGCCGCAGTTCGGCGAGGTCGCGTTCCGCCTCGGGTTCGTCCGCCCGCGCGCACTCCTCGGCGTAGTCGCGGAGCAGGTCGTGGAACCGGTAGCGGCGCAGCGAGCCCGGCTGTTCGAGCAGGTGCGCCGACGCCAGCAGTTCCAGGCAGTCCAGCGCGGCCGACCTGGTCGAGCCGAGGATCGCGGTCGCCGCGTCGACGCTGAAGTCCGGCCCGGGGTGCAGGCCGAGCAACCGGAACGCCCGGCGGTCCTGCTCGCCCAACGCGCGATAGGACCAGGAGAACACCGTCTTGAGGCTGATGTCCCCGGTGTCGCCGTGGTTGCCGAGGTCCAGCAGTCGGCGTTCGTGGCGCAGTTGGGCGACGAACTCGGCGAGTTCCGCGCCGGGGCTCGCCGCGATCCGGTGGGCCACGATCCCGATCGCCAACGGCAGTCCTCCGCACAGCGCGACCAGGTCCGCCACGGCGTGCCGGTCCCGCACGGCGCGGTCGCCGATGCGCGCTTCGAGCATCCGCGACGACTCGGCCGCGGGCATCGGCGCCACCGGGAACGCGCGCGGACCGAGGCCCGGCAACCGGTTGCGGCTCGTGACGAGCACGGTGCAGTCCCGCAGCAACGCGAGCAGCGGCGTCACTTGGGGCAGACCGCGGACGTTGTCCAGCACGATCAGCACTTGGCGGTCCTGCAACGTGGACTCCAGCCGCCGCGCCCGCCGGTCCGCGGTGCCGAGGTGGTCGACGTCGACCCGGAGCGCTTCGAGGAAGCGGTCGACCACGACGCCGGCGTCCAGCGCCTTGTCCTCCGAGAACCCCTTCAGGTCGCAGTGCAGCACGCCGTCCGGGAACAGGTCCGCCACCCGGTGCGCCCAGTGCAGCGCGAGCGCGGTCTTCCCGACACCGGCGGCGCCGTCGAGCATGACCACCCCGGGCCGTGGCGCGTTCTTCGCGCAGCCGGTCGCGGCGTCGATCTTGGCCAACAACGCGTCCCGACCCACGAAATCCTCTGCGCCCTGCGGCAGTCGCCTTGGCGTGCTTCCCCGTCGGCCCGGCGCCGGCGATTCCACACGTGCGGGCTCGGTCAGGCCCTGGTAGAACTCCTTGAGAGTCGCCGCCGCGGCGTCCTCGAAATCGTCCTGGAGCCGCCGGCGCATGGTGTAGTAGTACGCGTCCGCCTCGGAGCGCAGGCGCAGGCCGCGCATCGCCTCCAGCCTGCACATCACCAGCGGCAGGTACGTCGAGTCGGCGGCGGGCAGTCCGTCGATGTGCGCGAGCGTGCCGCGGAAGTCGTTGTCCTCCAACATGCTCCTGCACAAAGTGCCCTGGAGGGGCAGCCACAGGTTCTCGCGGGCCTGGCGACGCCACGACCGCGCGGGTTCGCCGGGCAGGTCGGCGAGGGGGACGCCGTCGGCCCAGTGCTCCACCGCCTCGCGGATGATCCGCACCGCCGCGCCCGGTTCCCGGATACCGCGCGCCCGGTCGAGCAGTCGGGCGGATATGAAGTAGTCGATGCTCGTCGGGAGCGCTTTCAAGCGGTACGCGCCTTTTCGCGCCTCTAATTCCACGCCGACGTTCATCGCGGTCAAAGCCCGCTTGATCCGACCGGCGTAGTTGTAGAACGTCTGCGCAAGATTTCGGGGCAGCGGGTCGTCTTCGTCCCACATCCAGGCGACCAGTTCGGAGATCGTGAACCAGCTCCCCGGACGGGTCAGCAGCACACCAAGCATCCCCCGCGGCTTCGGCGGGGCCCAGCTCTCGTGCAGCCGGGAGCCGATACGCAGCCTCGTTTGACCCAAGATCGAAAATAAGCAGGTCACAGCGCCACCCCTCGCTGACGTCCAGTCGGAGTGTGACGGAGAAAGCGACTGACAGGCAATTACCGTTGCGTAATCGCGATTAGCGTTCTGACAGATCCATGACAGCCCCGTGGTGGAACAGGCCGCAACTTTGCGGAACAGCACGTGCAGCACTGCTCCGGACAGCCCGTAGAGGGTTTGGAAAGACCTGCGTGCAGCAGATCGACAGGTGCGCACCGGATTCTCGGGACGACGAGATCGACCTGATGAATGGGGGTGTGCCACATGATCGGAGATCATTGGACGAACGGGCCCGTCGGGCTCGGCGCGGCGGGCCGGGTGACGCGGGCGGGGTGCAAGTCCGTGCTCGTGGTCGTGCCGCACGTGGTCGCGGGGACGCGGTTGGCGGACCTGCTGCCGTTGCTGGAAGCGGACCACCGCGTGCAGGTGCTGTTCACCATCGAGGGGTCGGTGCACGGCACGGAGGAGTTCACCCGCCGGCTCGGCGGGCACGTCCTGCCGTGGGACCAGGCGATCCGGCAGCGGTTCGACCTGGTGCTCGCGGCGAGTTTCCGCGGGCTCGACCGGCTGCACGGGCCGGCGCTCGTGCTGCCGCACGGGGTCGGGGCGCTGAAATCCCGACTGCGGCCACGAGCCTCGAACGCGCTGCCGGCGCACGGCCTCAGCCGGGAGCAGTTGGTGCGCGACGGGCGGGTGGTCGCCGCGGCGTTAGCGCTGTCGCACCAAGACGAACTGGACGCGTTGCGCGCGTCGTGCCCGGAGGCCGAACCGGCCGCGGTGGTGGCCGGTGACATCTGCCTCGACCGGATGGTCGCCGGCCTGCCGTACCGGGAGCACTACCGGCGGGCGCTGGGGATCACGCACGATCAACGGCTGGTGGTGGTCAGCTCGACGTGGACGCCGCACTCGGCGTTCGGTGCGCACATCGGGCTGTACCGCACGCTGCTCGACGCCGGTCACCCGGTGGCGGCGGTCCTGCACCCGAACATCTGGAGCGTGCACGGCGCCAGGCAGGTGCTCGCCTGGCTGCCGGACGGGCTGCTGGTGATCCCGCCGGAGGAGGGGTGGCGGGCCGCCTTGATCGCGGCGGACGTGGTCATAGGCGACCACGGCTCGTGCACGCAGTACGCGGCGGCGATCGGCAGGCCGGTCCTGCTGACCCCGCTCGCGGAAGGTCTGCTGCGCGAAGGAAGCCCTGCCGACGTGCTCTACCGACGTGTGCCCGTGGTCGACCCCGGCCGCCCGGTGCTCGACGACGCCGTCGTCGTGCCGGGGATGGCCGAGGTGATCAGCTCGTGCCCCGGCGACGCAGGCGTCGTCCTGCGCCGCACGATGTACCGCCTCATGAACCTGTCCGAGCCCGCGCGTGCGGTGCCCGTGTCGCCGGTGGAGGTGCCCCGTGTGGTGGGGTGACTGGCAGACGGAGGCGCCGGGCGTGTGGCGGGTGGTGGGCGGTCCGTGGGACGGATTCGTGGTGGCGGACGGCGAAGTCGCCACACGGCGCTGGGTGGCGGTCGCCGATGTGGTGGTCTACTCGGCCAAGCGGGACCGGACGCGGTCCGGCACCGGCTCGCCGGCACTGGTGTAGGTGTCCGCCGCCGCCCTGACGTGGTCCTGCTCCGCCGCCCGTTCACCACGACGGGCCGCCACGTCGGCGAGGAGCAGGAGCACGTCGGCGACGTAGCCGGGCGACTTCGTCTCCGCCATCACGGGCAGGGCCTCGCCCAGGAGCCGGGCCGCCTCGTCCACGCGGTCCAAGGCGAGGGTCGGCACGGCGAGCACGGTGCGGACCCGGGCCAGTTCGAGGACCTGGTTCAGCTCCGCCATGATCGACGCGGACGTGGTGAGCTCGGCCACGGCGTCTTCGTGCCGTCCCAGGTCGGTCAGCGCCTCACCGATCCTGCGGTGTGCCAGTGCCTCGCCGCGCCGCCTGCCCAGCGCCGATTCGATCCCGAGCGCCCGCCGGAAGTACTCCAGCGCGCTCTCGGGATCGCCCTGCTTGCGGGAGATGCGGCCGAGTTGCCGCAACGCGGTGGCGACCGAAGCCCGGTCGCCTTCGCGTTCGGCCAGTTCCAGCGCCGTCGACACTTCACGGGACGCGTCCTCCTGCCGTCCCGCGTTGAGGTAGCCGATGGCGAGCTGCATCCTGAGCCGGGACTGCGCCACGGCGTGGTGGTCGAGTCGCGCGGCCTCCGCTCCGGCTTCGGACACGGCGATCCAGTCGGCGATGTGGTGCCGGTGCAGGAAGAAGCCGAACATGGCCTCGGCCGTCTGCCAGGTCAGCGCGTGCCAGCCGCGGTCGGCTGCCTCGCGGATCGACTGGACCAGGTTCGCGCGCTCGGTCTCCAGCCAGTCGAGCGCCGGGGCGGCGTGGTCGAACGCCGCGACCGCCGACGCATAGCGCGGTCCGAGGCGAGGCCGGTCCGGCACCACGGCGAGGTCCGCGGTCACCGCCCGGTCCAGGTACCACTCGACCACTCGGCGCACCACGGCCTCGTTCTCCGTCGCCGGGTCGCCTTCGGTCTGCCGGCGGGCGTGCAGCCGGAGCAGGTCGTGGAAGCGGAACCGTTCGTCGCCCACTTCCGTGAGGAGGTTCTTCTCCACCAGCTGCTCCACCACCGCACGCACCTCTTCCTCGGGTTCACCGGCTGCCGCGGCCGCGGCTCCCACACCGAACGACACACCCGGATGCAGGCCGCACCTGCGGTAGACCCGGGCGTGGTGCGCCGGAAGCTCCGAATAGGACAGATCGAACACCGCCTCGACCGAAAGCTCTTCGTCCAGCTTCAACGCCGTCAGACGTCCCGCGCGCAGAGTCCCGACCTCCATCGACAGCGAGCGTTTCGGCCTCGTTGACAGACGGGCGCCCACTACCGACAGGGCGATTGGCAGTCCACCGCAGAGCCTCGCCAGTTCGCGCGCCGCGCCGAGTTCCGACGCGACCCTCTCACCCAGCGCGCGGGTGAGCAGTTCGACGGAGGCGTTCTCGTCGAACGAGCCGACGTCGACGAACCGGGCGCCATCGGCGGCGAGCCCGCTCAACCGCCACCGGCTGGTGACCACCACGGCACTGCGGGACGACGCCGGTAACAGCGGCCTGACCTGCGCCGCGGACACCGCGCCGTCCAACAGCAAGGCCACCGCCCGTTCCGCCGTGAGCGTGCGGAACGCGGCCTGTCTTCGGGCCAACCCCAACGGGATGTCGGCGGACGGGACGCCGAGCGCGAGCAGGAACCACTCCAGCACTTCCGTGGGGGTGACCGGACCGTCCACGCTGTCGATGCCCAGGTCGACGTACAGCTGACCGTCCGGGAACCGGGAGCTGGCCCCGTGCAGCCACCGCAGCGCCAGCGACGTCTTGCCCACCCCGCCTGCACCGCTCACCACCGCGACGAGCGCCTCGTCGACGTCCAGCCAGTCGTCCAGCTGGGCCAACTCCCTGCCCCTGCCGGCGAACAGCTTCGGCGCGGGCGGGAGTTGGTGCGGTATCACCGCTTCGACCCGCGGGCCGTGAAAGTGCACCGCCCCGATGCTGCCCGCCTGCACCACCTGCCCGCTGACCGTGCCTGACATGGAATTGTCGCTGCTGTGCGGCAAGTCGCACCCCTCCCCTGACCTCGCCCTCCACCGCAACACGCGGCAGGCGATGGGACAACAGACAGGAAGAGTGGTTCGACGGCGATCTCGGCCAGTGGTCCCAAGTTAGGGGGTGATTTCGGTAACGAACAGATAACGGTCAGGTCGCGGGCCGGGGACGGTACGTATGCCACTGTGTCCACCGCCCACCGGCGGTCGGGGTTCTACGCAAAGCATGCGCGTACCTACGACGAGGTGACACATCCTTGACAACCTCCCCTCCCTAGGGGGATTCCCCGTCGGGCTCGCGCCCGGCAGTTCCTGCTTCTTCTCCCCGGAAGGGAGGTTTCGCCAGATGCCTCGCCGACTAGCGTCGGGTCGGTCTTACCGCGGCTCCACAGGCTGTGACCGCCTGCCCGGCGGCCAGGATGTTGCGCGCGGCGTTCACGTCGCGGTCGTGCGAAACCCCGCAACCGGGGCACGTCCACTCCCGCACCCGCAACGGCAGCAGGTCCAGCAGGTACCCGCAGTCCGAGCAGGTCTTGCTGGAGGGAAACCACCGGTCCACCACGACCAGGTCGCGGCCGTACCAGTCGCACTTGTACTCCAGCATCGACCGCAACTCCGACCACGACGCGTCGGAAATCGCGCGGGCCAACGACCTGTTGCGCAGCATGTTGCGAACCGCCAGATCCTCGATCACGACCAGTTGGTTCTCCCGGACGAGTCGAGTGGTCAACTTGTGCAACAGATCCCGCCGGCGGTCGGCGATACGGGCATGGACACGAGCCACCCGCAACCGGGCCTTGACCCGGTTGGCGGAACCCTTCTCCTTGCGGGCCAGCGCGCGCTGGGCGTGGGCGAGGCGTTCCCGGTCGCGTCGTTCGTGCTTCGGGTTGGTGATCTTCTCCCCTGTGGAGAGGGTGAGCAGGGAGGTGATCCCGGCGTCGACCCCCACGACGCGGTCGACGGGTGGGGCGTGGGCGACGGTGGTCTCGACCAGGATCGACACGTGCCACCGCCCGGCCGGGTCACGCGACACGGTCACCGTGGACGGCTCGGCACCCTCGGGCAGCGGCCTGGACCACACGATGTCCAGCGGCCCGTCCATCTTCGCCAGGGTGAGCCGCCCGTCACGCCAGCGGAACGCCGACCGGGTGTACTCCGCCGATGCCCTGCCCCGCTTACGGGACTTGAACCTCGGATACCGGGACCGCTTCTCCCAGAACGCCGCGAACGCCGACTGCAAGTGCCGCAACGACTGCTG
This is a stretch of genomic DNA from Saccharothrix ecbatanensis. It encodes these proteins:
- a CDS encoding sensor histidine kinase, coding for MKQKSTTETNYKTIRSRLTGVVVVPSIVLLIMWALFSSYTVFDGFYLRAVASGVKDASIPAVETFAALQKERELSMTALSQPDRGTSDLEVQQGETDRAVTEMRTAFDELATQAPQEIVERIDALTVLLDQLPQRRAALEARRASKTEIYTYYNNLLEAGHALFSVQARVVPDHESLKGAITATEYFKAADWMSRATSLASGALAAGQFSPEEHIEFASLVGAYHSSYESIAPYAQPEVRQHYQFMIEGDDWKRLIEFEGKLIGNGQKPSTAGSLQDWQSISGPISAELTALVNEQAASAVNLTMDRGESKFRTVLIGSLVALLAVIIGIMIAIRTSNRLVNRALITRLTALKKDSLQLAHERLPDIVERLREGKHVDVEVEVPPLDYGSDEIGQVADAFNAAQYTAVAAAVKESQAREGVNRVFLDIAHRNQGLVHRQLKILDKLEREEENPEQLDALFQLDHLATRARRNAENLIILAGEQPGRQWRKPVRLLDVLRAGVAETEQYVRVKVNPVPDTALVGAAVADTIHLIAELVDNATAFSSPRSQVQVHASEVPQGIVVEIEDHGLGINPEDREQHNAMLADPPEFDAMRLRGESRLGLFVVARLAARRSIHVELRESPYGGTLALVLIPSAIVAGPTTATEAAETRQLPRRSFHDIPEQGDDSVRDARFPDSSRDLEGFWAQAEAAVTEDPLPEVERLSGGLDLSQRSGELELPQRKRATSEWPAADSESTNGSADRPELPRRRRQQNLAPQLVRNDFHPSPEPLVEVDPEQSADKVRKGLSAFQRGTRDARRTPDDLEP
- a CDS encoding SMP-30/gluconolactonase/LRE family protein — its product is MSRTLGALAAVVLGVASLITAAPATAEQAHQPFPTEFPLPDGFLPEGIAIGSAPTAYFGSRADGDLFRVDLRTGRGEVFSQGPGTASVGLKVDRRQRLFVSGGAGGDGRVVDARTGEVLKSYKFVNDTNTFVNDVTITRDAAYFTDSRKAVLYRVAFGRHGSLPDSHTAIPLTGDFVLTPGVNNANGIAETPDRQALLIVQSNTGQLHRVDKESGRTTLVDLQGEVLTNGDGLLVEGKTLYVVQNRLNTVAVFTLALDGTTGKLVTKITDARFDVPTTVASFGHRLYLPNARFTTPPTPTTNYNAVSVPRI
- a CDS encoding ATP-binding protein; amino-acid sequence: MGQTRLRIGSRLHESWAPPKPRGMLGVLLTRPGSWFTISELVAWMWDEDDPLPRNLAQTFYNYAGRIKRALTAMNVGVELEARKGAYRLKALPTSIDYFISARLLDRARGIREPGAAVRIIREAVEHWADGVPLADLPGEPARSWRRQARENLWLPLQGTLCRSMLEDNDFRGTLAHIDGLPAADSTYLPLVMCRLEAMRGLRLRSEADAYYYTMRRRLQDDFEDAAAATLKEFYQGLTEPARVESPAPGRRGSTPRRLPQGAEDFVGRDALLAKIDAATGCAKNAPRPGVVMLDGAAGVGKTALALHWAHRVADLFPDGVLHCDLKGFSEDKALDAGVVVDRFLEALRVDVDHLGTADRRARRLESTLQDRQVLIVLDNVRGLPQVTPLLALLRDCTVLVTSRNRLPGLGPRAFPVAPMPAAESSRMLEARIGDRAVRDRHAVADLVALCGGLPLAIGIVAHRIAASPGAELAEFVAQLRHERRLLDLGNHGDTGDISLKTVFSWSYRALGEQDRRAFRLLGLHPGPDFSVDAATAILGSTRSAALDCLELLASAHLLEQPGSLRRYRFHDLLRDYAEECARADEPEAERDLAELRLVDFFLHTAKAADSVAFPFRDGVPVGEPVADVLPLDFAHDRAAQDWFIAERANLCAVIDLAARQGMHSRVSKIAHASSDMFRRCGYYEEARSVLTLVVGSAQLECSADAEAAALNDLGLLCFQQEAFFEARKHFHLVELMARKMGSERGIATALHNLARVDIAEGLKEVGVGRYQEALRIAREIGEGELEAGTRHRLGVLAMSQNNRVDASTFFYDALRLRGELQNHSGLADTYNELAELHRMRGELGSAEDYVTQSIQLTARTRDLAVAARSYEVLAVIRLNRGDLAGATNWARRAVELFDRVGNSRHKAEVLLLLGELRWKAKAYAAAQEGWEQAWGIFTEAGDPRAAEVAAKLDPFTGDRTVPTARDPQWSDQQRPDQQWPDQRSGTGSDTLHP
- a CDS encoding tetratricopeptide repeat protein, which translates into the protein MSGTVSGQVVQAGSIGAVHFHGPRVEAVIPHQLPPAPKLFAGRGRELAQLDDWLDVDEALVAVVSGAGGVGKTSLALRWLHGASSRFPDGQLYVDLGIDSVDGPVTPTEVLEWFLLALGVPSADIPLGLARRQAAFRTLTAERAVALLLDGAVSAAQVRPLLPASSRSAVVVTSRWRLSGLAADGARFVDVGSFDENASVELLTRALGERVASELGAARELARLCGGLPIALSVVGARLSTRPKRSLSMEVGTLRAGRLTALKLDEELSVEAVFDLSYSELPAHHARVYRRCGLHPGVSFGVGAAAAAAGEPEEEVRAVVEQLVEKNLLTEVGDERFRFHDLLRLHARRQTEGDPATENEAVVRRVVEWYLDRAVTADLAVVPDRPRLGPRYASAVAAFDHAAPALDWLETERANLVQSIREAADRGWHALTWQTAEAMFGFFLHRHHIADWIAVSEAGAEAARLDHHAVAQSRLRMQLAIGYLNAGRQEDASREVSTALELAEREGDRASVATALRQLGRISRKQGDPESALEYFRRALGIESALGRRRGEALAHRRIGEALTDLGRHEDAVAELTTSASIMAELNQVLELARVRTVLAVPTLALDRVDEAARLLGEALPVMAETKSPGYVADVLLLLADVAARRGERAAEQDHVRAAADTYTSAGEPVPDRVRSRLAE
- a CDS encoding RNA-guided endonuclease InsQ/TnpB family protein, with protein sequence MQEVELLRTFGCVRVVYNRALEARTAAWFGERRRVNYVQTSALLTEWKKTDGLGFLNEVSSVPLQQSLRHLQSAFAAFWEKRSRYPRFKSRKRGRASAEYTRSAFRWRDGRLTLAKMDGPLDIVWSRPLPEGAEPSTVTVSRDPAGRWHVSILVETTVAHAPPVDRVVGVDAGITSLLTLSTGEKITNPKHERRDRERLAHAQRALARKEKGSANRVKARLRVARVHARIADRRRDLLHKLTTRLVRENQLVVIEDLAVRNMLRNRSLARAISDASWSELRSMLEYKCDWYGRDLVVVDRWFPSSKTCSDCGYLLDLLPLRVREWTCPGCGVSHDRDVNAARNILAAGQAVTACGAAVRPTRR